A genome region from Thalassotalea euphylliae includes the following:
- a CDS encoding AraC family transcriptional regulator has product MDQLSQIIQDFSIQAGVFYTGQLCGLSAFGDESHVEGHIHILHSGTLTLADADGSEQLLDEPSIVFFPRPKQHLLRATESDNAEVICATVQYGIGQQSPLTQALPEAIILPLRQATALNDSFAWMVNEALSDNLGKQTILNRLMEVFIVCLLRHLIIERKIEQGLLAGLSHPFLSKVISAVHNEPAHPWGLDEMAEVALMSRSKFSPLFKQVLGETPNDYLTRWRVSLAQKHLLSGKSVDHCAQLVGYESPSTLSRAFNKTCQLSPKAWLKKALEEAQQT; this is encoded by the coding sequence ATGGATCAACTATCACAAATTATTCAAGATTTTAGTATTCAAGCAGGGGTTTTTTACACTGGCCAGCTGTGTGGTTTATCGGCGTTTGGTGACGAAAGCCATGTTGAAGGCCATATTCATATATTGCACAGCGGCACCTTAACTCTTGCTGATGCAGACGGCAGCGAGCAGTTGCTTGATGAGCCAAGTATTGTATTTTTCCCTCGGCCTAAACAGCATCTGTTGCGCGCAACTGAGTCTGACAATGCAGAGGTGATTTGTGCAACCGTGCAATATGGTATTGGCCAGCAAAGTCCACTAACCCAAGCATTACCAGAGGCAATTATTCTACCCTTGCGTCAAGCAACTGCACTAAACGATAGCTTTGCTTGGATGGTGAACGAAGCCTTATCAGACAATTTAGGCAAGCAGACTATTTTAAATCGCCTGATGGAAGTCTTTATAGTGTGCTTATTAAGGCATTTAATTATTGAGCGTAAAATTGAGCAAGGTTTGCTTGCGGGCTTATCACATCCGTTTTTATCTAAAGTGATTAGCGCTGTGCACAACGAACCTGCTCACCCGTGGGGGCTAGATGAAATGGCTGAAGTAGCATTGATGTCACGCTCTAAATTTTCTCCGCTGTTTAAGCAAGTACTAGGTGAAACACCGAATGATTATTTAACTCGCTGGCGTGTTTCATTGGCACAAAAGCATCTTTTAAGCGGTAAAAGTGTTGACCATTGTGCTCAGCTTGTCGGTTATGAAAGCCCGTCAACACTATCGCGCGCTTTTAATAAAACATGTCAGTTATCGCCGAAAGCTTGGTTGAAAAAAGCCTTGGAAGAAGCGCAACAAACCTAG
- a CDS encoding GNAT family N-acetyltransferase — protein MTPITIRPATLIDIPTLELFEQGVISAERPVADNLRSGDITYYDLAALITSDECQLLVAETSSKLIASGYIKVKPSPAHHKYTNHGYIGFIYVEPEFRGQGISQQVIKALFDWAKQQGITEVLLDVYNDNAPAIKAYEKLGFKKSLVQMRVEV, from the coding sequence ATGACTCCAATAACTATTCGACCAGCAACGCTAATTGATATACCTACACTTGAATTATTCGAGCAAGGGGTCATCAGCGCGGAGCGCCCTGTGGCTGACAACTTGCGCAGTGGTGATATTACCTATTATGACTTAGCAGCACTTATCACAAGCGACGAATGCCAATTATTGGTAGCTGAAACTAGCAGCAAGCTAATTGCCAGCGGTTACATTAAAGTTAAACCCTCGCCTGCTCACCACAAGTACACAAACCACGGCTATATTGGATTTATTTATGTAGAACCTGAATTTCGCGGCCAAGGCATTAGCCAACAAGTGATAAAAGCGTTATTTGATTGGGCTAAACAGCAAGGAATTACTGAAGTGCTGCTCGATGTTTATAACGACAACGCCCCCGCCATTAAGGCCTATGAAAAACTAGGCTTTAAAAAAAGCCTAGTGCAAATGCGAGTTGAAGTTTAA
- a CDS encoding Crp/Fnr family transcriptional regulator yields MNLIACPIFDSLSSSSMSFVKEQANTFSVSVGTRLFEITNECQMMPIVTSGTIRVFSQSDTGREITLYRVSPEQLCILTISCLLSGDRYPASSIAETEVSGISVPKSLFLELMANEPSFSAQIFHTFSYRITHLMQLVDAVAFKKLDKRLALYLLEQGPVISCSHQKIADELGSVREIISRLLKQFEDKGIVALSRKQIQLIDPDQLRLFVD; encoded by the coding sequence ATGAACCTGATAGCGTGTCCGATTTTCGATAGTCTTTCTTCGTCAAGTATGAGTTTTGTTAAAGAGCAAGCTAACACTTTTAGTGTGTCTGTCGGTACTCGTTTATTTGAAATAACAAATGAGTGTCAAATGATGCCAATTGTCACCAGCGGTACAATAAGGGTGTTTTCGCAAAGTGATACGGGCCGAGAAATTACACTTTATCGCGTTAGCCCTGAGCAACTTTGTATCTTAACAATCAGTTGTTTACTTAGTGGCGATCGCTATCCTGCTAGCAGTATTGCCGAAACAGAGGTGTCAGGTATTAGCGTACCTAAATCGCTTTTCTTAGAGTTGATGGCGAATGAGCCGAGCTTTAGCGCACAAATATTTCATACTTTTTCATACCGCATTACCCATTTAATGCAATTAGTGGATGCTGTCGCGTTTAAAAAATTAGACAAACGTTTAGCGCTCTACTTATTAGAGCAAGGCCCAGTTATTAGTTGCTCGCATCAGAAAATTGCCGATGAATTGGGGAGCGTTCGTGAAATCATCAGTCGTTTATTAAAACAGTTTGAAGACAAGGGAATAGTTGCCTTGTCGAGAAAACAGATCCAGCTTATTGACCCAGATCAACTAAGGTTGTTTGTCGATTAG
- a CDS encoding YgaP family membrane protein, whose amino-acid sequence MTLNIGTIDRILRVLLGSLLIIWVIIGGPLWAWLGAVLVATGLVKFCPAYAIFGIKTSKTKG is encoded by the coding sequence ATGACGTTAAATATTGGCACGATTGATCGCATATTACGGGTTTTATTAGGTTCATTACTTATTATTTGGGTGATTATTGGCGGGCCGCTATGGGCTTGGCTTGGTGCTGTTTTAGTGGCAACTGGTCTTGTTAAATTTTGCCCAGCGTATGCAATATTCGGTATTAAGACCAGCAAAACCAAAGGATAA